A window of the Haloquadratum walsbyi C23 genome harbors these coding sequences:
- a CDS encoding DUF460 domain-containing protein yields the protein MNDRTSALDSLVFGVDIQSGDVRGDAPSYAVVAFDGEHVDRDVVSYRKLSRLIDREEPAIIATDNMYELAADKDELVHFLRSLPAETTLVQVTGAERPEPLSRVASRHGVTYGKKPMKEAEAAARLAAANVGQEVSAFGDTTTVKVSRGRSTGKGGWSQDRYTRRIHGSVKRRSREVQNRLQQANLEFESEITEKYGGYANAVFTVSAPPEEIPVSAGRSGDTRIEIERERQDGIEFDPLAERRDPVVVGIDPGTTTAAAVVGLDGTIFDVYSSRTADTAAVIEWLIERGRPIVVAADVTPMPETVEKFRRSFDAAAWTPATDLPVDEKLHRTRDAVYDDDHQRDALAAALFAADNHADQFERVIQKTPRDVDRGEVIARVVAGKESVEAVLRDLDEDDTTDDDETDHETRELTEEEREIKRLRRRVDRLESHVESLEDTIDERDATIESYEEELSEAKREERRQARERREVKRLERENNRLERRVETVESEKDDLNQKLRRLKHLWKLDHSNFSDVDTDGDLVPVKIIEQFTTDAVIRTDEQYGLASGDVVYLRDASGAGQSTAERLVATDPRIVLRSGGNLSEVADRVLFENEVPVAPVDDVAIQEVDELAVARESDIETAIEDWERRAAERRRERKASMVDQIISEHRAETQTQSGQ from the coding sequence GTGAACGACCGGACGAGCGCACTCGACTCACTCGTCTTCGGCGTGGATATCCAAAGCGGCGATGTCCGCGGCGATGCGCCTTCATACGCTGTCGTTGCTTTCGATGGCGAGCATGTTGACCGCGATGTTGTTTCATATCGAAAACTATCTCGGCTTATTGACCGTGAGGAACCAGCTATTATCGCAACCGACAATATGTATGAGTTGGCGGCCGATAAGGATGAATTGGTTCACTTCTTGCGGTCATTACCCGCTGAGACAACGCTCGTGCAGGTAACCGGTGCGGAACGACCTGAGCCTCTTTCTCGTGTCGCTTCGCGCCATGGTGTTACATACGGCAAAAAGCCAATGAAAGAGGCTGAAGCGGCAGCTCGTCTTGCAGCCGCAAACGTCGGTCAGGAGGTTTCAGCATTTGGTGATACAACAACGGTGAAAGTTTCCCGTGGACGTTCCACCGGAAAAGGCGGTTGGAGCCAGGATCGATATACGCGCCGGATTCATGGTTCTGTCAAGCGGCGCTCTCGTGAGGTTCAAAACCGACTTCAACAGGCAAATCTTGAGTTTGAGTCTGAAATAACAGAAAAATACGGTGGGTATGCAAACGCTGTTTTTACTGTTTCAGCTCCGCCTGAGGAAATTCCCGTTTCCGCTGGGCGGTCTGGTGACACGCGCATTGAGATTGAACGAGAGCGTCAAGATGGAATTGAATTTGACCCACTTGCTGAGCGTCGTGATCCTGTCGTCGTTGGGATTGACCCTGGAACAACGACTGCTGCTGCAGTTGTCGGACTTGATGGGACAATATTTGATGTGTATTCATCACGAACAGCTGACACTGCTGCGGTGATTGAGTGGCTTATTGAACGTGGTCGTCCAATTGTTGTTGCTGCGGATGTTACACCAATGCCTGAGACTGTTGAGAAATTCCGGCGTAGCTTCGATGCTGCGGCGTGGACACCGGCAACCGACCTTCCAGTAGATGAAAAACTTCATCGTACGCGGGATGCCGTCTATGATGATGATCATCAACGAGATGCTCTTGCTGCGGCATTATTTGCAGCTGATAACCATGCTGATCAGTTTGAACGCGTTATACAGAAGACACCACGCGATGTTGATCGTGGTGAAGTAATCGCCCGTGTTGTTGCTGGTAAAGAGTCTGTTGAGGCTGTATTGCGTGATCTTGATGAGGATGATACGACTGATGACGATGAAACCGATCACGAAACGCGTGAACTCACTGAAGAAGAACGCGAAATCAAGCGCCTTCGCCGACGCGTTGACCGGCTTGAGTCACATGTTGAGAGTCTTGAGGACACAATTGATGAGCGAGATGCGACAATTGAGTCATATGAAGAAGAGCTTTCAGAAGCAAAGCGTGAGGAGCGACGACAAGCTCGAGAGCGCCGTGAGGTCAAGCGACTTGAGCGTGAGAATAACCGTCTCGAACGCCGTGTTGAAACAGTAGAATCAGAAAAAGACGACCTCAATCAAAAATTACGACGTCTCAAGCATCTTTGGAAACTTGATCATTCGAACTTTAGTGATGTTGATACCGATGGTGATCTTGTGCCGGTGAAAATCATTGAACAATTCACTACTGATGCAGTCATTCGGACCGATGAACAGTATGGGCTTGCGTCAGGTGACGTTGTGTACCTTCGTGATGCATCTGGTGCTGGTCAGTCAACTGCTGAGCGGTTAGTGGCGACCGACCCACGCATTGTGCTTCGCTCCGGTGGCAACCTTTCTGAAGTAGCTGATCGTGTGCTCTTCGAAAATGAAGTCCCAGTTGCGCCTGTGGATGATGTTGCGATTCAAGAGGTTGATGAACTTGCTGTTGCTCGTGAATCAGATATTGAAACGGCAATTGAGGATTGGGAGCGCCGTGCAGCAGAACGTCGTCGCGAGCGAAAAGCATCAATGGTCGATCAGATTATCTCTGAACACCGCGCAGAAACACAAACACAGAGCGGTCAGTAG
- the hisG gene encoding ATP phosphoribosyltransferase, which produces MRIAVPNKGRLHDPSVTLLERAGLHVEGAAERKLYADTVDPDVRLLFARAADIPQYVRDGAAAVGITGRDQVIESGCDLIELVDLEFGRCQLVLAAPEDGALSSPADVAGGSVATEFPRVTRQYLKDNAVDAEIVEVTGATELTPHVEMADAIVDITSTGTTLRMNGLTVIDEVLESSVRLYAHPERVDDSKVEQLVTAFNSVLAAEGKRYLMMNAPQDRLDAVREVIPGLGGPTVMDVAGEDTVAVHVVVDERDVFEIVSKLKTVGASGILVTEIERLVE; this is translated from the coding sequence ATGCGCATTGCCGTCCCGAATAAGGGCCGTTTACACGATCCCAGTGTCACCTTGCTTGAACGAGCTGGACTCCATGTTGAGGGGGCAGCAGAAAGAAAGCTGTATGCCGATACTGTTGATCCTGACGTCCGGTTGCTCTTCGCTCGTGCTGCGGACATTCCACAGTATGTGCGCGATGGGGCTGCCGCCGTCGGTATCACTGGCCGTGATCAGGTCATTGAGTCCGGGTGTGACCTTATCGAACTTGTTGATCTTGAATTCGGTCGGTGTCAACTTGTATTAGCTGCTCCTGAAGACGGAGCATTGAGTAGCCCTGCAGATGTCGCAGGTGGGAGTGTCGCAACAGAATTCCCGCGAGTGACGCGTCAGTATTTGAAAGATAATGCAGTTGACGCTGAGATTGTTGAAGTGACAGGAGCGACTGAGTTAACCCCGCACGTTGAGATGGCAGACGCTATTGTTGATATAACCTCAACAGGAACGACGCTTCGTATGAATGGACTCACAGTTATTGATGAGGTACTTGAGTCTTCAGTCCGACTTTATGCACATCCAGAGCGGGTTGACGACTCAAAAGTCGAACAATTAGTTACGGCATTTAATTCAGTGCTTGCTGCTGAAGGAAAGCGATATCTAATGATGAACGCTCCACAAGATCGACTTGATGCAGTGCGTGAGGTTATCCCTGGGCTTGGGGGTCCAACAGTAATGGATGTCGCTGGCGAAGATACTGTTGCAGTTCACGTTGTGGTAGATGAACGCGATGTCTTCGAAATTGTGAGTAAACTCAAGACTGTCGGAGCATCTGGCATCCTTGTCACCGAGATTGAGCGATTGGTTGAATAA
- a CDS encoding transcription initiation factor IIB, whose protein sequence is MTRRTGDTEVAITQVEDEFNSTSAKVIDEQIVCPECGGDTVASADSPETICSACGLVITEDEIDRGPEWRGFNAKERNQKSRVGAPTTALMHDKGLSTNIGWQNKDAYGQSVSAEKRRKLKRLRTWNERIRTQDSKDRNLKHALGEIDRMSSALGIHETTRETASMIYRRALDADLLPGRSIEGVATAVLYAASRIDGVARSIDELASVSRVPALEIKRTYRYIIRELDLQIPPTNPIEYIGRFASAIECNDETERRARALTQQATEKGVHSGKHPVGIAASALYAAGQLCNDRLTQSEISNAADVSEVTIRNRYREILEAAEEVTSP, encoded by the coding sequence ATGACGAGACGAACAGGTGACACAGAAGTGGCTATCACTCAAGTAGAAGATGAGTTTAATTCGACGAGTGCAAAAGTAATAGACGAACAGATTGTTTGTCCGGAGTGTGGTGGTGATACCGTCGCAAGTGCCGATAGTCCTGAGACGATTTGTTCGGCGTGTGGACTTGTTATCACTGAAGATGAGATTGATCGGGGGCCCGAATGGCGGGGGTTCAACGCCAAGGAGCGTAATCAAAAATCACGTGTTGGGGCGCCAACAACAGCGCTGATGCATGATAAAGGGCTCTCAACAAATATTGGCTGGCAGAATAAAGACGCATATGGACAGTCGGTCTCTGCAGAGAAACGACGCAAGCTTAAGCGACTACGGACATGGAATGAGCGGATTCGAACGCAAGATTCGAAGGATCGGAATCTGAAGCACGCTCTTGGTGAGATCGATCGGATGTCCTCAGCATTAGGCATTCATGAAACAACACGTGAAACGGCAAGTATGATTTATCGTCGCGCGCTTGATGCGGATTTGCTGCCCGGTCGGTCAATAGAGGGGGTCGCAACAGCAGTTCTATATGCCGCCTCGCGCATTGATGGGGTTGCACGGAGTATTGATGAACTCGCTTCAGTTAGTCGAGTTCCAGCACTCGAAATAAAGCGGACATATCGATATATTATACGGGAACTCGATTTGCAGATTCCACCGACTAATCCAATTGAATATATTGGTCGATTTGCATCCGCGATTGAGTGCAATGACGAAACCGAACGTCGCGCTCGGGCGCTTACCCAACAAGCAACAGAGAAAGGCGTGCATAGTGGAAAACATCCTGTCGGAATTGCCGCAAGTGCCCTATATGCAGCGGGACAACTTTGCAATGACAGACTGACACAGTCTGAGATATCCAACGCAGCTGATGTGAGTGAGGTGACAATACGGAATCGATACCGAGAGATACTTGAAGCCGCAGAGGAGGTGACAAGTCCGTGA
- a CDS encoding amidohydrolase: MTTETLIITGGHVLQLGQDPGIIEANIRVNCITGKITNIDEDPVSAQQRDADDEIIQTLDAAGCVVMPGLVNAHTHAAMTLLRGYADDKPLQAWLREDIWPAEAEMTPTGVRAGTELAIVEMIRSGTTAFADMYFHVPEVVAAIKNAGVRARVGHGIVTAGKDDEAARNDLNKGLEVAQAYDGAADDRIQTAFMPHSLTTVGEEYLQEAVSEARQDNIPIHYHANETRSEVDPIVDNHNKRPLTYASGLDMLSSSDFLAHGVHLETDEIDQLAEAGASLVHCPASNMKLASGIAPIPALLDAGVTVALGTDGAASNNDLDMFDELRDAAMLGKIGADDAAAVPAAQAIHMATAGGADALGLPGGQIKEGAVADLIVVDLDSPHLTPTHNIISHLAYAARGSDVKHTVCDGTVLMQNREIQTIDVDAVVETAETQAQSLIQRMS, translated from the coding sequence ATGACGACTGAGACACTTATTATAACTGGAGGACATGTACTCCAATTAGGACAGGATCCTGGGATTATCGAAGCCAATATACGTGTTAATTGTATAACTGGTAAGATTACTAATATCGATGAAGATCCCGTTTCAGCACAGCAAAGAGACGCTGACGATGAGATAATCCAGACACTTGATGCAGCAGGATGTGTTGTGATGCCTGGGTTAGTCAATGCGCACACACATGCTGCGATGACGTTACTTCGAGGATACGCTGATGACAAGCCGCTTCAAGCGTGGTTACGCGAGGACATTTGGCCTGCAGAGGCTGAAATGACGCCTACAGGCGTTCGTGCTGGGACAGAACTTGCAATCGTCGAGATGATTAGATCAGGAACCACAGCCTTTGCAGATATGTATTTTCACGTACCTGAGGTTGTTGCAGCCATTAAGAACGCTGGTGTGCGTGCTCGAGTCGGTCATGGCATTGTAACTGCAGGCAAAGACGATGAGGCTGCTCGTAATGATCTCAATAAGGGTCTTGAGGTTGCACAAGCATATGATGGGGCTGCTGATGATCGAATTCAAACAGCATTCATGCCACACTCATTGACTACTGTGGGAGAGGAATATCTTCAGGAGGCTGTCAGCGAAGCACGGCAGGATAATATTCCAATTCATTATCATGCGAATGAAACACGGTCTGAGGTCGATCCAATTGTAGATAATCATAATAAACGACCATTGACATATGCTTCAGGACTTGACATGCTCTCTTCATCAGATTTCCTTGCTCATGGCGTTCATCTTGAAACGGATGAAATCGATCAACTTGCAGAAGCAGGCGCGTCTCTCGTTCACTGTCCAGCCTCAAATATGAAACTCGCATCTGGAATCGCACCCATTCCTGCACTACTTGACGCTGGGGTGACTGTTGCACTCGGAACAGACGGGGCTGCGTCAAATAACGATCTTGATATGTTTGATGAACTTCGCGATGCTGCGATGCTCGGGAAAATTGGGGCTGATGATGCTGCTGCAGTTCCAGCCGCACAAGCAATTCACATGGCAACAGCAGGTGGTGCAGATGCACTTGGACTCCCTGGCGGGCAGATAAAAGAAGGGGCTGTTGCTGATCTTATTGTCGTTGATTTGGACTCCCCACATCTTACACCAACGCATAATATCATCAGTCATCTTGCATACGCGGCTCGCGGAAGTGATGTCAAACATACCGTCTGTGATGGGACTGTATTGATGCAGAATCGAGAAATACAGACGATTGATGTTGATGCAGTCGTCGAGACTGCAGAAACACAAGCTCAGTCACTTATCCAACGAATGTCGTGA
- a CDS encoding AAA family ATPase — translation MQAPLWIERHAPALTELPQASARDRLTQITDEPMNLIIQGPPGVGKTAAVRAFTHEVHTDPDADLIEINVADFFNRNKKQIREDPRFERFLQGQTAFSKQYRRGNKGNKYKRDWSKRDMISHVMQELASYQPASGTYKTVLLDNAETIREDFQQALRRVMERYHKNTQFIIATRQPTTLIPPIRSRCFPVPIRAPTADEIESVVTDIAAAEGVETDEMAVTLIASKADGDLRYAILAAQHAAIEGDGAITTDAAQEAIADVGYEDTFQEILDTAAAQDISDARDQITTLLDDEGFNGQELLRELLSVANTYPETYGTANVIRLHRLAGAVDRDLAEGGEDRLHLTHLLTAWASGQSTLDETAEISEAQTSGNRV, via the coding sequence ATGCAGGCACCGTTGTGGATAGAGCGTCATGCGCCCGCACTCACTGAATTACCGCAGGCAAGTGCCCGAGACCGACTAACCCAAATAACTGATGAGCCAATGAATCTCATTATTCAGGGACCACCAGGTGTCGGGAAGACAGCAGCTGTTCGAGCATTCACACATGAGGTGCATACAGACCCAGACGCCGATCTGATTGAGATCAATGTTGCAGATTTCTTTAATCGAAATAAAAAGCAAATTCGAGAGGATCCGCGGTTTGAACGGTTTCTTCAGGGACAAACTGCCTTCTCAAAGCAATATCGTCGTGGGAATAAAGGGAATAAGTACAAGCGTGACTGGTCAAAGCGAGACATGATATCACATGTAATGCAAGAACTCGCGTCGTACCAACCAGCCTCCGGTACATATAAGACCGTCCTGCTGGATAACGCTGAGACAATTCGTGAAGATTTCCAGCAAGCACTTCGTCGTGTTATGGAGCGGTATCATAAAAATACCCAGTTTATTATTGCCACTCGTCAACCGACAACGCTTATTCCGCCAATCCGCTCACGATGCTTTCCAGTTCCTATTCGGGCACCGACAGCTGATGAGATTGAATCGGTTGTAACTGATATCGCCGCTGCTGAGGGGGTTGAAACTGATGAAATGGCAGTGACACTCATTGCCTCAAAAGCCGATGGTGACCTTCGATATGCAATCTTAGCAGCACAGCACGCTGCAATCGAAGGTGACGGAGCAATCACAACAGATGCTGCTCAAGAGGCGATTGCGGACGTTGGTTATGAGGACACGTTCCAAGAAATTCTTGATACTGCTGCCGCTCAAGACATCAGTGACGCTCGCGATCAAATAACCACCCTGCTTGACGATGAGGGATTCAACGGACAGGAACTTCTCAGAGAGCTGCTTTCTGTTGCGAACACCTACCCTGAGACATACGGAACTGCAAATGTCATCCGGCTTCATCGATTAGCCGGCGCTGTTGATCGTGACCTTGCTGAGGGTGGTGAAGACAGACTACATCTGACTCATCTTTTGACTGCATGGGCAAGTGGACAGTCAACGCTTGATGAAACAGCAGAGATATCCGAGGCTCAGACGTCAGGAAATCGAGTATAA
- a CDS encoding TATA-box-binding protein, translating into MTDPKDTINIENVVASTGIGQELDLQSVAMDLEGADYDPEQFPGLVYRTQKPKSAALIFRSGKIVCTGAKSTTDVRESLHIVFDKLRDLRIPVSDNPDITVQNIVTSADLGEDLNLNAIAIGLGLENIEYEPEQFPGLVYRLDNPAVVALLFGSGKLVITGGKEPDDAREAVDVILSRLDELGLAG; encoded by the coding sequence ATGACTGATCCGAAGGATACAATCAATATTGAAAATGTTGTTGCCTCGACGGGAATCGGGCAAGAACTTGATCTTCAGAGTGTGGCAATGGATCTTGAGGGGGCAGATTATGACCCAGAACAGTTTCCAGGATTAGTCTATCGAACACAAAAGCCGAAGTCTGCTGCTCTTATTTTTCGATCTGGGAAGATTGTCTGCACCGGGGCAAAGTCAACTACTGACGTCCGTGAAAGTCTCCATATTGTGTTTGACAAACTTCGTGACCTCCGGATTCCTGTCTCCGACAATCCAGACATCACCGTACAAAACATTGTGACATCTGCAGATCTTGGAGAAGATTTGAATCTTAATGCAATCGCTATTGGACTTGGATTAGAGAATATTGAATATGAGCCAGAACAGTTTCCCGGGCTTGTATACCGACTTGATAACCCAGCTGTTGTGGCATTATTATTCGGATCGGGAAAACTCGTGATTACGGGTGGAAAAGAGCCTGATGATGCACGTGAGGCTGTTGATGTTATTCTCTCCCGATTGGACGAACTCGGTTTAGCTGGTTAA
- the rnz gene encoding ribonuclease Z, producing the protein MRATFLGTGGAVPTTERGPSAFFVERNGERLLFDCGEGTQRQMMRFGTGFSLSHIFVTHLHGDHILGIPGLIQTLDFNDRTDALAIHGPPGSKPHLRHLVETAGYRPGYPINIREIRPGTVAVDTEEYIIRSFETSHRGVTSIGYALIESDRKGRFNRDRAESLGVPVGPKFGRLHDGESVKLADGSIVHPEQVVGDSRPGRRVVYTGDTRPTETTVEAANNADLLVHDATFAADRASRAKQTGHSTAQEAAQIATRADARRLALTHVSSRYAGDVTPLESDATAAFDGQQAFVPDDGYTLDIPFPDADDNHLSDNIP; encoded by the coding sequence ATGCGTGCGACGTTCCTCGGGACTGGTGGAGCCGTACCGACAACAGAACGGGGACCAAGTGCATTTTTCGTTGAACGCAATGGTGAGCGACTGTTATTTGACTGTGGTGAGGGCACACAGCGACAGATGATGCGATTTGGGACTGGATTCAGTCTTTCACATATCTTTGTGACTCATCTTCATGGTGATCATATCCTCGGAATTCCTGGTCTCATCCAAACACTTGATTTTAATGACCGAACAGATGCACTTGCAATTCATGGACCTCCTGGGTCAAAGCCACATCTACGCCACTTGGTCGAAACTGCCGGCTACCGACCTGGGTATCCAATCAATATCCGCGAGATCCGACCGGGAACCGTAGCTGTTGATACAGAGGAATACATAATTCGTAGCTTTGAAACATCACACCGCGGTGTCACATCAATTGGATATGCACTCATTGAATCGGATCGTAAGGGTCGATTTAATCGTGACCGAGCAGAATCGCTTGGTGTTCCTGTTGGTCCGAAATTTGGTCGGTTACATGACGGCGAGTCTGTTAAATTAGCTGATGGAAGTATTGTTCATCCTGAACAGGTTGTCGGTGATTCGCGACCAGGTCGCCGAGTCGTCTACACTGGGGACACACGTCCGACTGAAACGACTGTTGAGGCTGCGAATAATGCAGATTTGCTTGTTCATGATGCGACCTTTGCCGCCGACCGGGCATCTCGAGCTAAACAGACAGGTCACTCAACAGCACAGGAGGCAGCGCAAATTGCAACGCGTGCAGATGCACGACGACTTGCACTTACACATGTCTCATCACGGTATGCTGGTGACGTTACGCCACTTGAATCGGATGCAACAGCTGCATTTGATGGACAGCAGGCGTTCGTTCCTGATGATGGGTATACACTTGATATTCCTTTTCCCGATGCTGACGATAATCATCTGTCCGATAATATACCATGA
- a CDS encoding DUF7861 family protein has translation MEYDRIHAQPPSHDTDRWSVGTIVAIETQDGHCIVTVKPMQGTEENQKLTVTMAVRDLFLGRLDVDIDINTINKSELDHAIGERVWYRVRGE, from the coding sequence ATGGAATATGATCGGATTCACGCACAGCCACCCTCACATGATACTGACCGGTGGTCTGTCGGCACGATTGTCGCAATTGAAACACAAGATGGACACTGTATCGTTACTGTGAAACCAATGCAAGGAACGGAGGAAAATCAGAAATTGACAGTGACTATGGCGGTCCGTGATTTGTTCTTAGGTCGGCTTGATGTTGACATTGATATTAACACGATAAATAAATCTGAGTTAGATCACGCAATTGGAGAGCGTGTGTGGTATCGAGTGCGCGGAGAATAG
- a CDS encoding RNA methyltransferase, whose amino-acid sequence MYYLELVGEASDETLGIAEAEHAAASAVTRVGPGLAIADEIRHNRVQKLGYTHHISTLIGQTDATQESAITLLQAAFSDDKCGNDRHKEHVTGPEMTSTRDQSLPTVAVCARNVRSTAHISTTSIERALGNVLVNHGYDIDLEDPTYELRACFADDICLLGWAVDSPMTNFDSRSPTNRPFFQPGSMAPRDARACVNLAAGPTLPDATVLDPMVGTGGMLIEAGLIGATVIGSDVQSKMAVGAAENLERCLSTQPWHIFKSDATELPILNETIDAVIFDAPYGRQSKIAADRLSDLVAGALAEAIRVAPRCVIIGDRSYDDIATVVGWTVTARFERRVHRSLTRHVHVLRRANTDDNSEYDIGDINY is encoded by the coding sequence ATGTACTATCTCGAACTCGTTGGAGAAGCGAGTGATGAGACTCTTGGCATCGCTGAGGCTGAGCATGCAGCCGCTTCAGCGGTTACCCGCGTAGGTCCTGGACTTGCAATAGCAGATGAAATTAGACATAATCGCGTTCAGAAGCTTGGATATACTCATCATATCTCCACCCTCATTGGACAGACTGATGCAACTCAAGAAAGCGCTATTACTCTGCTACAAGCGGCATTTTCTGATGATAAATGTGGCAATGACAGACATAAAGAACACGTGACTGGACCTGAGATGACCTCTACACGTGATCAGTCCCTTCCGACAGTCGCCGTTTGTGCAAGAAACGTCCGGTCAACGGCTCATATCAGCACCACCTCAATTGAACGTGCACTTGGTAATGTGCTTGTTAATCATGGGTACGATATTGATCTTGAGGATCCAACATACGAACTTCGAGCCTGCTTTGCTGATGACATCTGTCTGCTTGGCTGGGCAGTTGACAGCCCCATGACTAACTTTGATTCCCGTTCTCCAACAAACCGTCCGTTTTTCCAACCAGGAAGCATGGCGCCGAGAGACGCTCGTGCATGCGTCAATCTCGCTGCTGGTCCAACACTTCCTGACGCAACGGTGCTTGATCCGATGGTTGGAACAGGTGGGATGCTCATTGAGGCTGGTCTAATCGGAGCTACTGTCATTGGATCTGATGTACAATCAAAGATGGCAGTCGGTGCGGCGGAGAATCTTGAGCGGTGTCTTTCGACACAACCGTGGCATATATTCAAATCAGATGCAACTGAACTCCCAATCTTGAATGAAACCATCGATGCTGTTATTTTCGATGCACCTTACGGCCGTCAATCAAAGATTGCAGCCGATAGACTCAGTGATCTTGTCGCTGGCGCGCTCGCAGAAGCAATTCGAGTTGCTCCACGATGTGTAATTATTGGTGATCGGTCATACGATGACATCGCGACCGTGGTAGGATGGACGGTTACAGCACGATTTGAACGTCGTGTTCATCGATCACTTACTCGACATGTTCACGTACTCAGACGTGCCAACACAGACGATAACTCTGAATATGATATCGGAGATATCAATTATTGA
- a CDS encoding protein sorting system archaetidylserine decarboxylase — MLILSVLSNRFAPGVRRYAIPVFIFAGVIGVIIPPVGAVALLIGGAILWFFRDPSRQPSGPGIVAPAEGRITVIREEGEQIRIGIFLNVTDVHVARAPIDGEVTQCTHREGAHRPAFMKDSTRNERVDIAVTTSDGPAEISLIAGAVARRIHPYIDNGMSIDRAQRIGHIDFGSRVDVVLPPGYTADDLLITDGQKVRAGESIVARKNNQ, encoded by the coding sequence GTGTTAATTTTATCAGTACTCTCGAATCGATTTGCCCCTGGTGTTCGTCGATATGCCATTCCAGTATTCATATTTGCGGGTGTAATTGGTGTCATTATCCCACCTGTTGGTGCAGTCGCATTACTGATTGGTGGTGCCATTTTATGGTTTTTCCGTGATCCATCTCGACAACCCTCTGGTCCGGGTATTGTGGCTCCCGCCGAGGGTCGTATAACTGTTATTCGAGAGGAAGGCGAGCAGATTCGAATTGGTATTTTCTTGAATGTGACCGATGTCCACGTTGCACGCGCACCAATCGATGGAGAGGTTACACAGTGCACGCATCGGGAGGGGGCTCACCGTCCAGCATTCATGAAAGACTCAACAAGAAATGAGCGCGTTGATATTGCAGTCACGACCTCAGATGGACCCGCTGAAATATCACTTATTGCTGGTGCTGTTGCACGACGGATCCATCCATATATTGATAATGGAATGTCAATCGATCGCGCACAGCGGATTGGACACATCGATTTTGGATCACGTGTTGACGTGGTACTCCCGCCAGGATATACTGCTGATGATCTTCTTATTACAGATGGTCAGAAAGTGCGTGCAGGTGAATCAATTGTTGCACGAAAAAACAATCAATAA
- a CDS encoding DUF7473 family protein has protein sequence MISTLQVTASPIRIAGTVASFALFLSITGHIAARNVLGDVPIRNAFVIGAVPALIAVIVTTFDINSFIGLISAIILDWAVIRTFYERSITMSAYITLIHFVVSVILAAVLFGIFALIGSLPG, from the coding sequence GTGATCTCGACTCTGCAGGTAACCGCCAGTCCAATTCGAATCGCCGGCACAGTCGCATCGTTTGCATTGTTTCTTAGCATCACCGGACATATTGCCGCACGGAACGTTCTTGGGGACGTCCCAATACGAAATGCGTTCGTTATTGGGGCTGTTCCAGCACTTATTGCTGTTATTGTGACAACGTTCGATATTAACTCATTTATCGGACTTATATCAGCTATCATACTTGATTGGGCAGTTATTCGGACATTCTATGAGCGATCAATTACGATGAGTGCATATATTACACTCATTCATTTTGTGGTCAGTGTTATTCTTGCTGCAGTTCTTTTCGGTATTTTCGCCCTTATTGGAAGCCTTCCAGGGTAA